The Salvia miltiorrhiza cultivar Shanhuang (shh) chromosome 2, IMPLAD_Smil_shh, whole genome shotgun sequence DNA window CCATCACCGAATCTTTCTTGTATTTGAACCCTATAAGTTACAAgttgatgaaaataaaaattacattgcATGTAAACAGTATCCCATTaaatcaaagattattctttAGCATCtcaaataaaatatcttatcacATGAATAATGTATGTAATTTCTTTCCATAATATATGTCATCAtctttctgaaaaaaaaaatcttctggGTAGAAATGTTGCTATATTTTCGAGAACAAGATTAACAATTAGTAATCACATTTTGGTATAATTTAaacaaatgaaaatgaaaatgctTACTTATGGTGTCGTCAACCTTAAACCTTTTCTTGGAAGCCCAGTTATCGTAGAAATCAGTGTCGTTGGTCGGAGGAACGGCCCAACCTCCGCGCTCGCCTACGTCGAACTCCGTGCAATGAGACAACTGCAGCTGGTACACCAAACAGAACGCCGCCACGACCAGAAAGCTTGACTTGAACGCCGCCATTGATGTTAAATATTTGGGAGTAATCTTTTTGTATTGGAATATGGGAGTAATCTTTTGGTTTTGAGGGGGAGAAGTAATTAAAGATTAACGTATATAGTTGCAGTTATTGACAATAATTTGGTTATGAGATGAACGTGGGAGCGACATAGTGGTTTAGTGGCCAAAAACAGTtccttttactattttttttttttgtccttctacatatttttataatatatttacactTAATCATGTAATAATTTCTATTCAAGATTTGGTTCTGGTAATTAATTAAGTGAGTTTTGGTTAAATTTTGTTCAAGTTTGGAGCGGTGCATGAGTTTTTTTTAAAGAGCTACAGTTCACATGTATCCGTATTAGATGATTTAAACCTTGACCTACCATACCTTACTAATTAAGTTGCGCCTCATCATCAGCGGTGTAAGAGTTAACTGCGCTGAAAATGGATTTATTATATCGTAAAATAAGTTTCGAGTAAAGGAACACTACTAGAAATATTCTTCGATTTACAACTTTCTCTATTCGATCAAATTGGTtgagcccacgtttggttgggtgtttttagaggttggaaagggaatcaagtaattgaatccattacttgttgtttggtttggataatgagataatcattacccttacttaagggtaacccaatcacccaatttgttacccctcaaaatagaggggaaacaaaagaaagggattcccttactaatgattcatttccattgttaaaccaaacactcaataaaagtaatggatattgttaccattccactcctttatttgattccatttcctttccattcctctacttgaaccaaacgagcactgaGTCATAAACCTATTGTGGCAGTTAATTAATTACTTGAATATGGATACCTCAGAAAGAAAACAACATTATCCAACTCTGATATTTGTGATGCATGCATGTTTCACCAAATGCAACATGCATAGATAATCTTTTTAAAATTAGATCTAACAATGCGTACATGTAATGCCTTTATTGTATTGATACAAAAGTGATATGATTTCATTCGTGTTGATACAATACGATAACAACATGATACGATCAAAACTTGATAAATTTAAGTTTTGAGTATGAGTGAACTCAAAGTCAAGAGTCTCAAAATTCATATTCATACTCTTAACTAGAAATTAAATTGATAGTAAAAATATTATCGTATTATACAAAAACCATACGAAATTATCGTGTTAAATCAGCTCAAATTTGAACAAATTCTTGCCAAGTGGGGTCATACAAATTCTGGACAGAAAGAAATCCATATGTGTGCCTACTTACTCATCAGCAATCACAGATTTTTGGCCACAAACCAAAGAAAatctacaacaacaacaaaagataaagaaaaccACATCTGTGCATATATTAATGGAACTATGAAAACATAGGTTTGCAATGTAAGATTTACATACCTAAAATGGCAAATTTACCAGCTGAAACAACAACAGACCAAAATATTTTCATGAAATTTCTACGTCTCTCTCAGAGGCCGTTCGATTCACCTGCGAAGAGCCACGATCGTTCGATCGTCCCTTGAAAGATTTCTGGCTAAACATCCTCCCAAACATGCTTTTCGATTTCTGCAGAGGTATAGGACTACGGCTGCCGGATTTTCCGCTACCTTCATTCTTCCTAGCAAGCTCTTCTAGAATGCACTTTGTACTAGCATCAAAACGACGTCTAAACGTTGGATATCTTGTTATAGATTTAGTGATTCCTCGAAGTCTTCAAAAAATGCAGCAGAACCAAAAATCAGAAGTGACACAATCATAGAGCCTAGCAACTTTCAAAGATTATTTGCAGTGAGAGACTGTAATCTTTACCTTCGAGCAATAGCATCAAGTTCGGCTTGTCTGAGCTCAGATTTAGGTACTTGCCCAATATTCGAGTTCTTCAACCTCTCCGGATCTCCGCTCAGCAAAACCAGCATGCCAAGGTATTGCTCCTCTTCCTCAGAAAGCTTGTCGGCTTTGATCTGGTCTTTGATGATAATGAGCGGATTGAGAAACCACTCGAAAAACTTGTCTGAAGGCCTATTAGATGAAGTTATTTCAGACTCGTTGTCGCCTGCATCAGCAGCAACAAGACCGAAATTCATTGTCTGTCTTGTTTTTTCTCAAATTACTTAGCAAGGTCCAAACAAATCAAAGATGGATCACTTACTTAGCAATATGCCACTTGTATCGGCTTTTGCTGAGCGTAGAAGTGCTTGAAGAATGCAATAAGCAGGTAAGCCAACGCTCAACACTCCGCCACCAGATTTGTCGTTCTTGCCATCCTCGATATCTTGTAAGGTTATTATCCCTTCCGAAGCCATAGCTTCACCCTGGCGCCGACACTCCTCAAACAAGGCATCAGCTAACTACAGATGTTGTTTTAATGAGAAATCACAGTTCAAGACCATATGCCAGTAGTTTCATGGTTTACGATTCTCAAATTTACAAAATTAGAGATGAATTTGGTAGTTTTCAGCCACTTCAGTAGTCGGGACAAAACGTATACCTCCAGGGGCTTCAACTCGACCATAGGTGCCATTAGAGAGCTCGTTCGCGAGGGTGCCTTTTTGAAAGAGCTGGGCCTTGAAAAAGAAGCAGACGAGGTAGTGTGTGACGGAGGCATCTTAGATTTCTTTCTATAATTTGGTCTGTAGGAATCCCACAAACAAAAAGGATTAGTTGCACATATAATAATCGATGTGTAAGGAAGCATTGTTGCAGATGTCAGAACCTAGGAAAGCAGGACCCTTCAGGCATGTCGAGGATATCGTTGCTGTATTCGTCATAAATAGAAACCGAAGCAACAATATAACACAATCCATACCAGAAAGACCTCTCCTGCAATCAAAACCACATGATGAGATTTTGTTTGCAAAAGCCATTTTCTTTAAATTAAGCGTCTCCTACTCTAAGGGAAGAACCATTTCCACCTCATTTATGCTCTGCCATTTTTTGCAAGCAAAGGAAATCTAACCTGATAGACGATCACAGCAGCATAAGCGCCCAAGAAGATGCTTGATACCATGGAGCCCAACACTGCCCCAACAACAGCCAAAGGCCAGAGTAAAATGGCCAGACCAGCGAATGGCACGCAAATAGTCTCCAAGAACGGTCCTTCACGTCCGATGCAATCATGAAACAAGCGATGCCAACCCTTGAAAAGCATGTACGGGCTCTTACACAGGGCTATAACTGAGATAACTGGAAAATCGACCACTGCACCGAGTACCCCAGCTATAAGAGCTAGGGGAACGTAAAGCAATCTGCGACACAGAGCATAAATCCAAGGAAGTACGTGAGACATTACCAAAAGAAACACCATTTTGACATAAAGTAAGAGAAACAGCATCTAGTTATAGTTACATTCCCTTCCCTACACTGGGACAAAATCTCGTGTCGAGTTGGTAGATTATTCTTATTATCTAACATGAGTAGCAATGCCAATGTACAGAATATCGACTAGAAAGGCTTGACTGAGTAAACTAAGAAGCAATAATAACTTCAAGATATACAGCTAATACGAATGTATCTGTAAGTGGTACAATAAGCTGAATAGAATTTTATCAAAGAGATCCAGCTTAACAATGAATAGCATAACAAGTAACAAGGCATGACAAGAAATGGCCTGTTCATCACAAAAGAAACTCCAGTGATATTGAAAAGCTATACTCTGTGAAGAGATTATATGATTTTAAGAAATACACTTTTTGTGTGAGAACTTCAAAATCCAATTATTATATAAGTCACTGAACCAGTCATTTGTCAGTAAACAGGAAAGTCAAAGACACAATTTTAATAGCAGGGAAAAAAGCAGACCTAATCTCATAATATTTGCCCTCTGCAGGCTCTTGATGTCGTAGCTCATCCATAATTGAGAAATAAGAGTGGAAACAAACATCTAAGAAGTCTCTGATGATAGTGAAGCTTCCTTTCAAAGTGCTCCAAATTCCATCCTGCAAGCATGGTCAAATAAAATCCACAATTCAAAGTCACTAGAAAAAAAGGAAGCATTACTTCAACTTGGAAAGATTCACTTACACAAATACAGTGATAGAATTTGTCCGTTTTCCCTTCCTCGATCGCCTGGAAGGTGGCAAACATTGGTGCAAGCAGGCCGTAAGCTGCTCCACCAAAGACGGCACAGGCAATTCCAACGGGCGGCCATGCTATTACGAAGATAGGAATGCAAATGCAGAGCACAAGCTTCAAACCGGGACCAAATTGTTTTGTGCTGCAGTTATGAGAATTAATCAGTTTGATGATTATAATTGCTCGATGTATGAAGTTCATATGAGTAGAAGCCTTGCAAGAACATACCTCAAAACGCAGTAGTAGGTATAAAAGCAGTGAATAGGCAAAAGACCGAGTATTATCACAGAGATTCCAAATGTGATAATGAGAAATATCACTGGGAACATAGTAATACCTGAAACAACAAACAAAATCAGCAACAGATCTATTTCTTGAATTTCCACTCTACTTCAAATAGAAGAAAAATATGCTCAATTTACTTGAAAaccatccatcaaagtaaaaTAAATCGACAACAGTTTCCAAATGGGAAAATCTCAAATTGCCTCACTGCAATGCACATTACATCAATCTCTGATTCTGTTCAAAAGTTACCATTTCTAGAAAGAAATCTAACCCTAAAATACCCCCTTTTCTCAAACATAAAACCAGTGGTGAATCTTACTGAAACATTAAGCATTTATTGATGAACAATTATGCAATCATGACAAAATAATTGACATCGATTACACACCACGCATGGTAAACCTGGGTAAATTGTCGCTCAACATcccaaaaaaaatcctaaaaataaaTGGAAATATAACTGCCCAAACTCAGCAAACATGCAGAAATTAAGCAACAAAAAAGAAATACCTTTGAGAACTCCGAGAATGAGAAGGCCAATGAAGAAAGGCAAGAAACGTATGAAATTCCACAAAGAAGCCCACAACCCCGTTGGGGGTTCCATTTCCCTCTCGGATCTTCAACTCAAAATCAATCAAAACTCCGAAACTGAACAGAGATGTTTttgaaaattaaacaaaaaaatatactataactTTGTTTTTCCACTTGACTTGCCCACTTCTAGAATCCGATGCGCCCCCGAAACAGAGACAGGAGTAGTGAGATATTTCAAATCTTATTATACCTTTTTCATTTATCCATAATGATTAAGCGCAAAAGCTTAGAAAATGGAAACTACTCGAAAGAAGAGATGGAATTGGACAATATGTTGTAAAAATGGGTTCTTGGAAAACTGTCGGATTGCTGCGGGAAAGACCCTCCAGATTTGCAAACAGCAGTTTCCTACTGTTGTTTAGAAGCAAAGAATACAGttgattctttttttcttttttttttgagaaaggaCAGTTGATTCTTTTGGAAAAGCCTTTTCCACTGTTTCAAATTACctccttttttatttatttactttaattctcacttttttttttaaatacaaatacaTGCAAATTTGAGATTTTGGTGACTTAAATTTACGATTTTGGAATCTCTACTGCTGTACAGGCTTCGGCGTTTTCTGCATTTTTAAATGATATCGTGAATTTTGTCTTCACGGAAAACAAACGAGAGAGAAGAGCGAGTGTTTTTTCTTCATGATTTTAGTAGAATCGATAAATTTTACTGTAGACTTCTATATCATATTTTGAGGTGACGTGTTAAATTTTTGACGTCGGTAAATGGTTCGtgatatttttgtgaaaatatataagtgTAAAAgtatcataaataattaattttgaggAAATGTTATTGGAAAGGAAATAGTTAGATAATTTTTTATGTGGTTGTAATGTGACTGTTATAGTTATAGATATATAGATCAATAGATATATAGAATCTAATGGATGCTGATTTCACAACGTGAAGATAATTCAATATTTTGCATGAGGTtgtttaaattaaatgttttgtCCGGGATCTTAATTttcttaatattaaaattaaaatacaaaatcGAATCCTGATGGAATTGTTTACTTGAAGTAAAGCTTGAAAGGTAGTATAGCACAAATATAAACCTCACTCGGGGAAAGAAAAACAAGCACTAACTCgaataatttgatttttatatgtACAGTATTATTTATGTATAAATCAATGCACTTAATTTTACAACCCACTGACAGATATGTTTGGTCTTCTTTGGTATCTAATTAGAGcagtatattaatttttaataatctttaacatctgaaataaaattaaagtctTCTTCGCAACCAACGTTgtattaaaatgaataagtgatTGCTTAAATTAAATGACCTATATAGTCACCTGAAAAAATGACATATATAGTCGTAATTAAAGTTAAGTCATTATGTGTTTTTTTTGTCTTATGTAGTATTAATGAGAAATTGAATTGTTCAATACTAAGACTAGACGAGTACCAAGAATCGTGGTGTACCTCGTGTATTTCGAGGGAGGAGACGACTTCACATCTTTTCCTCAATTGTGcgtgtaaacacaaatttttgtatttcaatttgataaaatacaaaatgcgttacaaagataatttgatagatttgaagatagatttatgcgggttgtaatctctagttaatcctctgattcttttcttccatttgattcttgaacaagctcgaaggttattgaaatacttgatttgatgacgccaatccaagggacttaagtcgtgattttggattgaacgttgaacttgatttgatttgagaagaacgttcttagaattttgtaagaacgccttgaagctttcgaacttgatttgatttgatttgaagaacgtccttagaatttgtaagaacgccttgaagctttgggacttggttgatttgatttgaggaagatcgttcttggaatttgtaagaacgccttgatcacttgaagatttgaaggtttgatcacttgaagatacttgaagaatacttgaagacttgatagaattcttgaagatttgaatactcaaacgattgaagatttgaaggagacttgaagatttgaatgctcaattacttgaagattcgaaggatacttgaatgttgccttgaagatcttgaagatttgaaggatatttgatgaatacttgaagacttgatagaattcttgaactcctcaatcttccacttcaacttgtgatactagagagaattctttttGCTCTTTGATCTTCCgcttcttcaaatcttcaatcgtttgagtattcaaatcttcaagaattctatcaagtcttcaagtattcttcaagtatcttcaagtgatcaaaccttcaaatcttcaagtgattaaggcgttcttacaaattccaagaacgatcttcctcaaatcaaatcaaccaagtcccaaagcttcaaggcgttcttacaaattctaaggacgttcttcaaatcaaatcaaatcaagttcgaaagcttcaaggcgttcttacaaaattctaaggacgttcttctcaaatcaaatcaagttcaacgttcaatccaaaatcacgacttaagtcccttggattggcgtcatcaaatcaagtatttcaataaccttcgagcttgttcaagaatcaaatggaagaaaagaatcagaggattaactagagattacaacccgcataaatctatcttcaaatctatcaaattatctttgtaacgcattttgtattttatcaaattgaaatacaaaaatttgtgtttacaaattttggcaatTGAAGtacaaaatttgtgtttacaaattttggattgaacgttgaacttgatttgatttgagaacattcttagaatttgtaagaatgccttgaagctttcgatcttggagatttgaagatcttgatcacttgaagatttgaaggtttgatcacttgaagattcgaaggatacttgaagatttgaatgctcaaatacttgaatgttgccttgaagatcttgaagatttgaaggatacttgatgaatacttgaagctttgatagaattcttgaagacacttgaagaatacttgaagctttgaatagaattcttgaagatgcttgaagaatacttgaagctttgaatagaattcttgaagatgCTTGAAGCTCTTCAATTCTTGCAAGACTTCACTTGAtacttgatagaattctttgaactcctcaatcttcCACTTCAACTTGCGATACTAGAGAGGATTCTTtatgctcttcgatcttccaTCCCTTTACGTTTTTGATAATGAGCACCCcgacacctctatttatagattttagagatgggcttcatgggctttatgggctttgggcctccatgcatgggccttagggctttaggtgtccatgagcccattaattcatttatattaaatattaattatatatctatttaatttaggaataaaatcccatttaataaaatagaaaatataattgaatatttaattcgtgaatttacacgtggcacgatttaattcgacgacaaatttaattgcctacaaattgccccatcgagacttgtttatagacgaaatgcctttggtaatagacgagtctcgaaatatatcttgatagtttaaactcttatcgcggagttcttgattttgaattttgtaaatagtttatactcgtatttaggagttcttcattttctttgaatttataaatagtttatactcgtatttaggagttcttcatttgattttgaaattttaaatagtttatactcgtatttaggagttcttgaatttggatttgaattttaaatagtttatactcgtatttaggagttcttcaatttgaatttgcaaatagtttatactcgtatttaggagttcttgaatttcttgaactttgtaaatagtttatactcgtatttaggagtttttcacttgaatttgtaaatagtttatactcgtatttaggagttcttcattttctttgaatttataaatagtttatactcgtatttaggagttcttcatttgattttgaaattttaaatagtttatactcgtatttaggagttcttcatttgattttgaaattttaaatagtttatactcgtatttaggagttcttcattttgattttgattttgaatttgattgatttttttttttttttggcaattaAAGATTAATTGCTTAATTACATTTTGAGGTGTGCAACTACCACCCCTAGTTAATATTTGGGACCATTTTCGGTCCAAAACAAATATATGTGGGCTAATAAACTTATCAGCCCAAACCACATTTTCCTTAAGCCCATTTTCGAAAGCTTCACATGGCACTTCTCATTTCAagtttgcttttttttttttttgcatgtaCTGCAGAGTattccaccatttttttttttgtgtacaGCTAGAACtccaccatttttttttgtgtACAGCTAGAACTCCACCATTTTTgtaccaccatttttctttgCAACAACTTTGCCTCTTTAGGCATATCAAAGTCTGCGAAAATAAAGCCATGGAGCCTCTACAGAAAACTATAGAAACATCTGGGGTGCTTTTCTCTTTGATACAGCTggagttttatttctttccttcGTGTACAGCTGGAACTCCACCATTTTTgtaccaccatttttctttgCAACAACTTTTAATTCATGCGCACAAATGTACCATGCTCAGCTATTGCCAGCTATCATTTGCACCACTGCTAGCTATGTGAGAACTTTCCCTTGCCTATATATAAATAAAGCCTCTAGTCTCTTGTGAACAGCAACACCACTCTTcactttttcctttctttgtagCAATAGCAGTAGAAGCAATCTCCTTCAAAGAAAtccatctctctttctttcaTCTTTCTTGTTGCCATCTTTGATAGAGTTAGCTGTAGCTTGTCTTCCACTAACAGCCCTTCTATTTCAGTCGGCGTCGCTACCTTTTCCGGCTCGGGCTCGGGCTGCGGGGGCACGTCCTTCTCCGGGGCAGTGGGTTTCTCCGCCACCGACACCTCCTCAGCCGCGCATGCTGCCGCTGTCGGCTTTCTCGCGGTCTTATCACTGGGCACGAGATTCTCAGGAGTGGTCTTAGTTTTCTTCGCTGTGCAGCAGGTAGTGTAGCATCAGCTTGCATGCGAATGAGTGCCAAATCAGCAAGACTGCCGAAACATGCCCCGATTGCACCTGCAGTCAATCCACATAGAGCCTTCTGGTAAAGGGGCAACGGCTTCCCATCATTGGCCTCTATTGCTTTGTTTGTCAAAATCCTAAACGATCCAAGACGAGCAGTTGTATATGTTGCTTGTCTAAGAAGCCCAGCAGACAAACCCTTGTAAAAGGCGCCAACCCCATCGTTTTTAAGCATGTTCCTGGTCACCTCACCAGCTGATCCCTGGCCAAGCTGTATTCTCACCTTGATCATATCGATGGGCTGAATCACGCAGGTAGCCAGCATTCCAGAAGCACCGCCATTAACAAAGGGCTTCACCGTAGGCCAAACCCCAGCTGACTTCGGCTTCTCGGCGGCCAttttttgttttccttctttCCACCTTCGATTCTCTTTTCCATTTTAAATCATGCAAGGCACGCTCCTCCTTTGTGTATAATCTGTTATTGTTTGAAAAATGTTTAGCATGCTTCTCGTTTTCTTGTTTATTTGATCAAAAATAATTGCCGATTTTGTCGTGATCCTCCTTTTGCCGAACATATGCCTTAGATATGCATGAACTAAGCTTTCCAAACTTCACCCCATGCTTATTACCGCTGCTGCATTTCATCGAGTGATATCACGATCATGGCTTTAGCTTCTTCGTTTTGGTTTTGGCTAGGCGAAGAAGCGGTCGAGCATCGTCGGCGAAACAATCGGCGACTTGGTTCAACTTTTGCGGCATTAGATGGCAGCAGCAGTCGGGACGATATTGGCAGTGAGTAGCAGCTACGGTGAGCATTGCTGGTCATGAGTGTGTCGAAGGCAAGAGACGACAGCGGAGAGGCAatcgagagagaggagagggcAAACTCCTCTTTTCTTTTTAGACGGTGAGGGAGATAGGGTTTGGATGTGAGGAGGAAATGGGGGCTGATGGGCTGTGGATCAaggtccttttttttttttttttttttttttagaatttccTTTTTAAGTCTCCTTTATTGCAATTCAATAACTcaaaattcacatttttttttactttgacaAAAGTTAATTCtcaatatgaattttttttttcttgcagtTGGCAGCAGCGAAAGCTTGGTGATACAACCTTGGAGAGTTATGTTCAGGATTGGCGTAGTCTCATCAACCAACTTCATGACAGATTTTGCCCCAAACGAGATGCTTTGAGTATTTGCAAAGTTCGGAATCTATTGTCATTTTTTCATTCAGTCTTGACATATCCATCAGCCCGACTAAAGACGAGAGTTTATCCCAAAATCTGGCAGTAGCCCATCTAAGACCTTATTTGAGTGATGTTTACTTTGCACTTCAGGTGGCTCAATTGGCTTTTAATCAGATTTCGGGTGCGCTCGGATCTGGGCCATTGTGAGTCCAACCTTTGAAGATTGCTGGTTACATCTTCTCTTTGCGTGCATTTGAGCAGGCTAGATGACTCAATGGTGTTCTATTATGTCTGGTGAACATGTGTTTCAACTCCACGAGCAGATTCAAACGAGATGCTTTGAGTATTTGCAAAGTTCGGAGTATTATGTACAAGATTGGCGAATTAACCAACTTCATGGAAAATTTTGCCCCAAACGAGATGCTTTGAGTATTTACAAAGTTCGGAGTCTATTGTCATTATTTCTTTCAGTCTTGACATCTCCATCAGCCCGACTAAAGACTATCCTCAGAGAGttcatccaaaaaaaattggCAGCATCCCATCTAAGATCTTATTTGAGTGATGTTTACTTTGCACTTCAGGTGGCTCAATTGGCTTTTAATCAGATTTCGGGTGCGCTCGGATCTGGGCCATTGTGAGTCCAACCTTTGAAGATTGCTGGTTACATCTTCTCTTTGCGTGCATTTGAGCAGGCTAGATTTTCTTCCCAATTTGAGATATATTcggcttcacataatcaacttaaatcataacttgatgatataaattgaaaagagtcaaacacaacttatgactgaacttagaaattatctaagctgcctacgtacccttttgaaagggatcaagtcaaaacgtagttcataggatcaacaagtgtttgagattgggtgccgtgcacagtttatactcatgcgggccaggagtaacatgcagtttaggctcgtgcgtcaaggagctgTCTTCATACACTCCATTTTGTTTGCTTTTCTCCATTTCTGGTTTTTCATCTGACTCATCCttttggctttttttttttttttttaaaaaaaaactatatacatatgtacatgTTTCAACTTCTACCACTTTTCAAGGATAGTAACGTTTCAGGAACTTGCCGTTGATAGGCCCAATTCTGACGTTGTCATCAGAAAGAAGCCTGTATGCTCCGTTTGTGTAGACTTCCTTGACAACATATGGGCCATCCCACCTTGATACGAATTTGTTTCCAACACGATGAGTGACAACGATTGGCCTCCTCACAGCGAGGACCAAATCTCCAACTTGAAAAGAACGCACTCGCACCGTCTTGTTGAAAGACTTTGAGAGGCGAGCTCGGTAGCATTCTAACTTTTGCTGAGCTTCCAGCCTTTTCTCATCTAGAGCTTCGAGTTCCTCCAAACGCAGACGTgcattttcttcttcagttAGCCCTTCCTGAATGGCCATTCTCAAAGAGGGAATTTGTTGCTCGAGAGGAATGACAGCTTCAACCCCATATACCAAAGAGTAAGGCGTTGCCTGCGTAGGAGTTCTATAGGTGGTTCGATATGCCCACAATGCTTCCCCAATACGTTCATGCCAGTCACGCTTTGATTTTGAAACAATTTTCTTCAACAGATTGCACAAAGTCTTGTTGAATGCCTCAGCCAACCCATTTGCCGGTGCATTATACATCGATGACTTCCGTTGCTTGAAGCCGATTTTTTCACAAAGCTTGTTTATCACCGTGTTGCTGAAAGGTGTTCCATTATCAGTTATGATGTAGCGAGGAACTCCATAGCGATAGATGATGTTGGTCTTGATAAACTCAGCAACGGTCTCTTTCTTCACTTCTCTTAATGGTATCGCCTCAGCCCACTTGGAGAAGTAATCGGTCGCTGCCAAAATGTATAAATGCCCCCCT harbors:
- the LOC131008683 gene encoding uncharacterized membrane protein At3g27390 codes for the protein MEPPTGLWASLWNFIRFLPFFIGLLILGVLKGITMFPVIFLIITFGISVIILGLLPIHCFYTYYCVLSTKQFGPGLKLVLCICIPIFVIAWPPVGIACAVFGGAAYGLLAPMFATFQAIEEGKTDKFYHCICDGIWSTLKGSFTIIRDFLDVCFHSYFSIMDELRHQEPAEGKYYEIRLLYVPLALIAGVLGAVVDFPVISVIALCKSPYMLFKGWHRLFHDCIGREGPFLETICVPFAGLAILLWPLAVVGAVLGSMVSSIFLGAYAAVIVYQERSFWYGLCYIVASVSIYDEYSNDILDMPEGSCFPRPNYRKKSKMPPSHTTSSASFSRPSSFKKAPSRTSSLMAPMVELKPLELADALFEECRRQGEAMASEGIITLQDIEDGKNDKSGGGVLSVGLPAYCILQALLRSAKADTSGILLSDNESEITSSNRPSDKFFEWFLNPLIIIKDQIKADKLSEEEEQYLGMLVLLSGDPERLKNSNIGQVPKSELRQAELDAIARRLRGITKSITRYPTFRRRFDASTKCILEELARKNEGSGKSGSRSPIPLQKSKSMFGRMFSQKSFKGRSNDRGSSQVNRTASERDVEIS
- the LOC131009933 gene encoding mitochondrial dicarboxylate/tricarboxylate transporter DTC-like, yielding MAAEKPKSAGVWPTVKPFVNGGASGMLATCVIQPIDMIKVRIQLGQGSAGEVTRNMLKNDGVGAFYKGLSAGLLRQATYTTARLGSFRILTNKAIEANDGKPLPLYQKALCGLTAGAIGACFGSLADLALIRMQADATLPAAQRRKLRPLLRISCPVIRPRESRQRQHARLRRCRWRRNPLPRRRTCPRSPSPSRKR